A region of Silurus meridionalis isolate SWU-2019-XX chromosome 17, ASM1480568v1, whole genome shotgun sequence DNA encodes the following proteins:
- the ube2d4 gene encoding ubiquitin-conjugating enzyme E2 D4 isoform X1, with protein MALKRIQKELTDLQRDPPAQCSAGPVGEDLFHWQATIMGPNDSPYQGGVFFLTIHFPTDYPFKPPKVAFTTKIYHPNINSNGSICLDILRSQWSPALTVSKVLLSICSLLCDPNPDDPLVPEIAHTYKADREKYNRLAREWTQKRTSERVKEVNMDQHRRHALSGRKQRERRDPRTSPHAGCTPITRSRARKHAQPGKTIGTNTNQGKTRLFIFP; from the exons ATGGCGTTGAAAAGGATCCAGAAG GAGCTGACTGATCTACAGAGGGATCCTCCTGCCCAGTGTTCAGCAGGACCAGTGGGAGAAGACT tgtttcaCTGGCAGGCTACGATAATGGGGCCG aaCGACAGTCCTTACCAAGGCGGCGTCTTCTTCCTCACCATCCACTTCCCTACAGATTACCCCTTTAAACCGCCCAAG GTGGCGTTTACGACAAAAATCTACCATCCCAACATCAACAGTAATGGCAGCATCTGCCTCGATATCCTGCGCTCGCAGTGGTCTCCTGCACTCACCGTCTCGAAAG TTCTGCTCTCCATCTGTTCCCTGTTATGTGACCCGAACCCTGATGACCCTCTGGTGCCCGAGATCGCACACACGTACAAAGCCGACAGAGAAAA ATACAACAGACTAGCGAGAGAATGGACGCAAAA GAGAACGAGCGAGAGAGTGAAAGAGGTAAATATGGATCAACACCGACGCCATGCTTTGTCTGGGAGGAAGCAGAGAGAGCGGAGAGACCCGAGAACATCACCGCATGCCGGCTGTACGCCCATAACTCGGAGCCGCGCCCGGAAACACGCACagcccggaaaaactatcgggaCAAACACAAACCAGGGAAAAacaagactttttatttttccctga
- the ube2d4 gene encoding ubiquitin-conjugating enzyme E2 D4 isoform X2, with the protein MALKRIQKELTDLQRDPPAQCSAGPVGEDLFHWQATIMGPNDSPYQGGVFFLTIHFPTDYPFKPPKVAFTTKIYHPNINSNGSICLDILRSQWSPALTVSKVLLSICSLLCDPNPDDPLVPEIAHTYKADREKYNRLAREWTQKYAM; encoded by the exons ATGGCGTTGAAAAGGATCCAGAAG GAGCTGACTGATCTACAGAGGGATCCTCCTGCCCAGTGTTCAGCAGGACCAGTGGGAGAAGACT tgtttcaCTGGCAGGCTACGATAATGGGGCCG aaCGACAGTCCTTACCAAGGCGGCGTCTTCTTCCTCACCATCCACTTCCCTACAGATTACCCCTTTAAACCGCCCAAG GTGGCGTTTACGACAAAAATCTACCATCCCAACATCAACAGTAATGGCAGCATCTGCCTCGATATCCTGCGCTCGCAGTGGTCTCCTGCACTCACCGTCTCGAAAG TTCTGCTCTCCATCTGTTCCCTGTTATGTGACCCGAACCCTGATGACCCTCTGGTGCCCGAGATCGCACACACGTACAAAGCCGACAGAGAAAA ATACAACAGACTAGCGAGAGAATGGACGCAAAAGTACGCCATGTGA